A genomic segment from Oncorhynchus keta strain PuntledgeMale-10-30-2019 chromosome 7, Oket_V2, whole genome shotgun sequence encodes:
- the LOC118385824 gene encoding collagen alpha-2(IV) chain-like: MKFEVRMSGTMQTRHQIELKSLKFLFLCLSVAILASEVDAGGKKHNGPCGGRDCSGGCKCFPEKGARGQPGPLGPQGPHGPPGGLGDPGVQGVQGEKGDRGRGGFIGPKGSVGMTGVPGFSGSDGIPGHPGQAGTRGKPGADGCNGTHGDSGLSGKPGYDGQPGYNGQAGKKGQKGDTLELSVFMERFRGDSGQPGYPGFVGPQGYPGRSGYRGLPGPQGPLGFPGLPGPKGTMTKVLKGVKGEAGEAGQQGPPGNSTHPHTSPLTGPYGRKGEKGLKGETGVEADNKGETGIMGMPGQRGVPGRDGEQGLRGDLGEPGFRGRDGQKGAIGEPGELIYYEGPSGGPNRVGPPGQLGPQGEMGLQGEKGLPGRAGPPARKSDSQIQVEYLWGPFGEPGVKGETGPPGEPGIPALSPGPPGIGGISGLRGPPGPPGSWADFYKGFAGSRGRPGSAGRKGLKGDHGLCECNIVHSPPGLPGPAGSQGDPGMSGEFGQQGEPGEPGPRGVIGLPGFPGATGQPGPKGRKGDLIWAKEKGYAGDPGDPGATGDPGLQGFPGPSGINGFPGNRGLSGDAPEGLTGEKGYPGRSGLPGLFGQMGEPGRVLGATKGVRGLQGDDGEPGYAGVEGRAGDPGVSGCNPRGDGRLNDKGDCDAVPGPPGMPGPPGPQGLVGIPGIPGQNGFTGPLGDDGAKGEIGEQGIGGSPGQPGFTGPRGDLGQPGAKGKPGDQGLPGQQGRDGESGEKGPHGEIWGASTGQTGEVGLPGEQGPKGFSGEPGNEGYPGMGGMPGMIGFKGDVGPSGLQGEQGRPGAAGKYGWKGVPGQAGVHGPTGSIGQPGLSGGRGDQGDPGAPGPIGLKGTPGEFGGLGAEGNTGHLGDPGEPGPTGHSGLPGFKGIKGSIGMSGFGGMPGESGLKGFSGQKGEDGIPGGFGQKGIMGDYGSKGERGLSGLPGEKPLIPRQIINDMKGTKGEDGTPGQIGFTGPRGPKGFPGVPGMEGYHGVPGDPSDKKGFPGNPGAQGLPGPKGMPGPTGSNGISGFPGMSGHRGEKGTPGAYGSSGDPGVKGVKGEEGPIIDMPGSTGLRGEDGFPGVPGQKGYIGNPGDRGGGGFHGIDGMKGGLGEPGIGGPLGSDGQGGFQGNQGTKGWPGIPGESGTNGRPGFPGQRGFPGLKGILGLDGLKGEKGIPGLPGQDNLGTPGVPGAKGTRGETGIPNSEVGTPGSLGLKGVQGQPGDQGQEGPPGFQGPQGPQGTSDKPGPSGDPGFPGPKGLPGFPGPRGYPGEPSPYGEKGLAGHYGFPGFSGLKGKQGDQGPSGYKGQSGVSGKKGVKGEQGMMGIPGRFGFQGDRGPSGPKGNTGLIGYPGAPGNQGPAPVPPRMPGERGAPGPQGIRGPEGVRGETGPKGPPGAPGYLGPQGQKGMPGVGGRPGTPGYRGNDGGRGHLGLQGMEGHRGNPGTTGLPGMPGRSVSVGYLLVKHSQSEQTPMCPVGMSKLWDGYSLLYFEGQEKAHNQDLGLAGSCLPRFNTMPFLYCNPGDVCYYASRNDKSYWLSTTAPLPMMPVEEEEIKPYISRCSVCEAPSVAIAVHSQDITIPQCPVGWRSLWIGYSFLMHTAAGDEGGGQSLSSPGSCLEDFRTTPFIECNGAKGTCHYFANKHSFWLTSIEQSFQAEPASETLKAGQFLSRISRCQVCMKNL; the protein is encoded by the exons ggccAACCTGGTCCTCTTGGCCCGCAGGGACCGCATGGGCCACCAGGGGGCCTAGGGGATCCAGGAGTCCAAGGAGTCCAAGGAGAGAAGGGCGACCGGGGCAGAGGAGGCTTCATCGGCCCCAAGGGTTCTGTG GGGATGACTGGTGTTCCTGGGTTTTCTGGATCTGACGGTATTCCT GGCCATCCAGGACAGGCAGGGACTCGTGGGAAACCTGGAGCAGACGGGTGCAACGGAACACATGGAGATTCAGGGTTGTCGGGGAAACCAGGCTACGATGGCCAGCCTGGGTATAAT ggtcAGGCAGGCAAAAAGGGACAGAAGGGAGACACTCTGGAGCTTAGTGTGTTCATGGAGCGGTTCAGG GGAGATTCAGGACAGCCCGGATATCCTGGATTTGTT ggtcctCAGGGTTACCCAGGTCGGTCGGGCTACAGAGGACTCCCAGGACCACAG GGCCCATTAGGGTTCCCTGGCCTTCCTGGACCAAAG GGCACCATGACCAAAGTGTTGAAGGGGGTCAAAGGAGAAGCG ggTGAGGCTGGACAGCAAGGTCCCCCAGGGAACTCCACCCATCCTCATACCAGCCCACTTACCGGACCCTAC GGCAGAAAGGGTGAAAAGGGGTTGAAAGGTGAAACTGGAGTTGAG GCTGACAACAAAGGAGAGACTGGGATTATGGGGATGCCTGGGCAAAGG GGTGTCCCTGGTCGGGATGGAGAGCAAGGACTAAGG GGGGACCTTGGAGAACCAGGATTTAGGGGCAGAGATGGCCAAAAG GGTGCCATCGGAGAACCTGGGGAGTTGATCTATTATGAAGGTCCCTCAGGAGGGCCTAACAGAG TTGGTCCCCCTGGACAGCTGGGACCCCAGGGAGAGATGGGTTTGCAGGGGGAGAAAGGTCTGCCAGGCCGGGCTGGACCTCCTGCTAGGAAGAGTGATAGTCAAATACAAG TGGAGTACCTGTGGGGTCCGTTCGGGGAACCGGGGGTAAAGGGAGAGACGGGCCCACCTGGAGAGCCAGGTATCCCTGCTCTCAGCCCCGGACCCCCAGGTATCGGCGGAATATCTGGGTTGAGGGGCCCACCTGGACCACCAGGATCAT GGGCGGACTTCTACAAGGGATTTGCTGGGTCGAGAGGGCGGCCAGGCTCTGCGGGGAGAAAAGGACTGAAAG GTGATCACGGGTTGTGTGAGTGCAACATTGTCCACTCTCCTCCGGGCCTGCCTGGCCCTGCTGGCAGCCAAGGCGACCCTGGAATGAGTGGCGAGTTTGGTCAGCAGGGCGAGCCAGGCGAGCCAGGACCCCGAGGTGTCATCGGACTGCCT GGGTTCCCTGGTGCCACAGGACAACCGGGTCCAAAGGGCAGGAAGGGCGACTTAATTTGGGCCAAAGAGAAAG GATATGCCGGGGACCCAGGAGACCCGGGTGCGACTGGTGACCCAGGATTGCAGGGCTTCCCTGGGCCAAGTGGGATCAATGGATTCCCTGGGAACCGTGGTCTTTCA GGGGACGCACCTGAGGGACTCACTGGAGAAAAGGGTTATCCTGGCCGGTCGGGTCTCCCTGGGTTGTTTGGACAGATGGGAGAACCGGGACGGGTTCTAGGTGCCACTAAAGGGGTCAGAGGGTTACAAGGCGATGATGGGGAGCCGGGTTACGCTGGTGTCGAAGGTCGAGCTGGAGATCCAG GAGTGTCTGGCTGTAATCCGAGAGGAGATGGACGACTGAATGACAAAG GCGATTGTGATGCCGTACCCGGACCACCCGGTATGCCAGGACCACCAGGACCCCAAGGGTTAGTGGGTATCCCAG GCATCCCAGGTCAAAATGGATTCACAGGTCCACTTGGAGATGACGGGGCCAaaggagagataggagagcaAGGCATAGGAGGGTCTCCCGGACAGCCAG GTTTCACTGGCCCCCGTGGAGACTTGGGTCAGCCCGGCGCCAAGGGTAAACCTGGAGATCAAGGTCTGCCAGGCCAACAGGGTCGGGACGGGGAGTCTGGGGAAAAGGGACCACACGGGGAGATCTGGGGAGCGTCGACCGGACAAACTGGAGAAGTGGGTCTTCCTGGAGAGCAGGGACCTAAAGGTTTTAGCGGAGAGCCTGGAAACGAGGGCTACCCAG GGATGGGTGGCATGCCTGGGATGATTGGGTTCAAGGGCGACGTGGGTCCTTCAGGTCTACAGGGGGAGCAAGGAAGACCGGGAGCTGCTGGGAAGTATGGCTGGAAAGGTGTACCCGGACAGGCGGGAGTCCATGGACCAACAGGAAGCATCGGACAACCAG GTTTGAGCGGAGGCAGGGGTGATCAGGGCGACCCTGGCGCCCCGGGGCCAATAGGACTGAAGGGGACACCAGGGGAGTTTGGAGGTCTGGGTGCTGAGGGAAACACCGGACACCTGGGTGACCCTGGAGAGCCAGGACCTACAGGACACTCTGGTCTGCCAGGGTTCAAAG GTATCAAAGGTTCTATTGGCATGTCAGGGTTTGGAGGTATGCCTGGTGAGTCGGGCCTGAAGGGCTTCTCTGGACAGAAGGGGGAGGATGGCATACCTGGCGGATTTGGACAGAAAGGAATCATGGGCGACTATGGTTCAAAGG GTGAACGTGGTCTGAGTGGCCTGCCAGGCGAGAAACCCCTCATCCCTCGTCAGATCATCAATGACATGAAGGGGACCAAGGGAGAAGATGGAACCCCAGGACAAATCGGATTTACTGGACCCAGAG GTCCTAAAGGTTTTCCCGGAGTTCCGGGTATGGAGGGCTACCATGGCGTTCCCGGAGACCCCAGCGATAAGAAGGGTTTCCCAGGCAACCCAGGGGCGCAGGGACTTCCAGGGCCAAAAGGAATGCCAGGTCCGACTGGATCAAACGGAATCAGCGGCTTTCCTGGGATGTCTGGTCACAGG GGGGAGAAAGGTACCCCGGGTGCCTACGGATCTTCAGGAGATCCAGGAGTGAAGGGTGTCAAAG GTGAGGAGGGTCCCATAATCGACATGCCTGGATCCACAGGACTGAGGGGGGAGGATGGTTTCCCAGGGGTTCCAG GTCAGAAGGGCTACATTGGGAATCCGGGAGACAGGGGCGGTGGTGGTTTCCATGGTATTGATGGCATGAAAGGGGGGCTGGGAGAGCCTGGCATAGGAGGACCTCTAG GATCTGATGGTCAAGGAGGGTTTCAAGGAAACCAGGGTACGAAGGGATGGCCTGGGATCCCCGGAGAATCAGGCACAAATGGACGGCCAGGCTTCCCAGGacagagag GTTTTCCTGGACTGAAGGGTATATTGGGACTGGATGGACTGAAGGGTGAGAAGGGCATCCCTGGACTTCCAGGTCAGGATAACTTGGGAACCCCAGGTGTTCCTGGTGCTAAGGGAACGAGGGGTGAGACAGGCATACCCAACTCAGAAGTCGGGACCCCAGGATCGCTGGGTTTGAAGGGCGTTCAAGGACAACCAG GTGACCAGGGCCAGGAGGGACCCCCAGGGTTTCAGGGCCCCCAAGGACCACAGGGCACCTCAGACAAACCAGGACCATCAGGAGACCCTGGCTTCCCTGGACCCAAAGGCCTGCCAG GTTTCCCTGGGCCTCGTGGATATCCTGGTGAGCCCTCTCCATACGGAGAGAAGGGTTTAGCTGGCCACTATGGCTTCCctggattctctggtctgaaagGAAAGCAGGGGGATCAGGGACCATCAGGCTACAAAGGACAGAGTGGAGTGTCTGGGAAGAAAG GTGTAAAGGGAGAGCAAGGGATGATGGGAATTCCTGGTAGGTTTGGTTTCCAAGGAGACCGAGGTCCTTCTGGCCCAAAAGGAAATACTGGACTCATAG GTTACCCGGGAGCCCCAGGTAACCAGGGCCCAGCCCCAGTCCCCCCCAGGATGCCAGGAGAAAGGGGTGCTCCAGGGCCTCAGGGCATCCGAGGACCAGAGGGGGTACGAGGGGAGACTGGCCCGAAAGGACCCCCTGGAGCTCCAG GCTACCTGGGCCCCCAGGGGCAGAAGGGGATGCCAGGGGTGGGTGGCAGACCGGGTACCCCTGGGTACCGTGGAAATGACGGAGGGAGGGGCCACCTTGGTCTTCAGGGCATGGAAG GACACCGTGGTAACCCAGGTACTACAGGGTTGCCTGGCATGCCTGGACGCAGTGTGAGTGTGGGATATCTGCTGGTGAAGCACAGCCAATCAGAGCAGACCCCCATGTGCCCCGTGGGCATGTCCAAGCTGTGGGatggctacagtctactgtactTCGAGGGCCAGGAGAAGGCCCACAACCAGGACCTAG GTCTGGCAGGCTCCTGCCTCCCTCGTTTCAACACCATGCCCTTCCTGTACTGCAACCCCGGAGACGTCTGCTACTATGCCAGCCGCAATGACAAGTCCTATTGGCTGTCCACCACTGCACCCCTTCCCATGATGCCCGTGGAAGAGGAAGAGATCAAACCCTACATCAGCCGCTGCTCTGTGTGCGAGGCGCCGTCCGTCGCCATCGCCGTGCACAGCCAGGACATCACCATCCCACAATGCCCTGTGGGCTGGCGCAGCCTGTGGATTGGCTACTCCTTCCTTATG CACACAGCAGCAGGTGACGAGGGCGGTGGTCAGTCTCTGTCGTCCCCTGGTTCCTGTCTGGAGGACTTCCGCACCACTCCCTTCATCGAGTGTAACGGGGCCAAGGGCACCTGCCATTACTTCGCCAACAAACACAGCTTCTGGCTCACCTCCATCGAACAGTCCTTCCAGGCAGAGCCTGCCTCCGAGACCCTGAAAGCAGGCCAGTTCCTCTCACGCATCAGCCGCTGTCAGGTCTGCATGAAGAACCTGTGA